A single Sphingopyxis chilensis DNA region contains:
- the rpmH gene encoding 50S ribosomal protein L34: MKRTYQPSRLVRKRRHGFRARKATVGGRKVLAARRARGRAKLSA; encoded by the coding sequence ATGAAGCGCACTTATCAACCGAGCCGCCTCGTGCGCAAGCGCCGTCACGGCTTCCGCGCCCGCAAGGCCACCGTCGGTGGCCGCAAGGTCCTGGCCGCCCGCCGCGCCCGTGGCCGCGCGAAGCTGTCGGCCTGA
- the rnpA gene encoding ribonuclease P protein component has product MPGFVLLVRPRGDDEDALGIGYTVSKKVGNAVTRNRMKRRFRELARAALPQAGIAGADHVLIGRPGANDMEFAELGEHLDSALKRAAKKLAAKAS; this is encoded by the coding sequence ATGCCCGGCTTCGTCCTGCTCGTCCGTCCGCGCGGCGACGATGAGGATGCGCTGGGCATCGGCTATACGGTCAGCAAGAAAGTCGGCAACGCGGTCACGCGCAACCGGATGAAACGCCGCTTTCGCGAACTCGCGCGCGCGGCGCTGCCGCAGGCCGGAATCGCCGGCGCCGACCATGTGCTGATCGGCCGCCCCGGCGCCAACGACATGGAATTTGCCGAGCTGGGCGAGCATCTCGATTCGGCGCTGAAGCGCGCGGCGAAGAAGCTCGCGGCGAAGGCGTCGTGA
- the yidD gene encoding membrane protein insertion efficiency factor YidD: MIARLLILIARGWQLGPSRILPPTCRYAPSCSEYAIIALRRHGAIKGGWLATKRLLRCHPWGGHGYDPVP, translated from the coding sequence ATGATCGCCCGCCTGTTGATCCTGATCGCGCGCGGTTGGCAGCTTGGTCCGTCGCGCATCCTTCCCCCCACCTGCCGCTATGCGCCGTCGTGCAGCGAATATGCGATTATCGCGCTGCGCCGCCATGGTGCGATCAAGGGTGGCTGGCTGGCGACAAAGCGGCTATTGCGCTGCCATCCTTGGGGGGGCCACGGCTATGACCCGGTGCCATAG
- the yidC gene encoding membrane protein insertase YidC, translating to MDDKRNLIAAILLSVAILLGWNFVSEKFFPTPDKPDVTTTVAGTNGAAPAATPGQPAALPAPGVPAPTTAQAIRPIEAVLAEGNRIPIDTPAIKGSINLVGARIDDITLSKYRQSIKKDSPPVRLFAPGGTKAAYFASIGWSAQGIVVPGPTTVWTATGTKLTPTTPVTLNWTNGAGQNFRIEYSIDDDYLITAKQTIANTGAAPVAVRSGTYIDRTGKPTDPHEQDSWTIHVGPTGYLDGKSNFTNYDELEEATGDTLSYTSAGWLGFTDKYWLAAVIPAKGEKVSAAFNSLPGGAYRAAFARDLVEVAPGRQVTTTSRVFAGAKEVSTLSRYQDDQGITRLSNAIDWGWFEFFEVPIFKLLDWLFRMVGNFGVAIMALTLIIRLLMFPIAQRQFGSMAQMRLVQPKMKALQDRYKDDKPKMQQELMKLYKDEKINPLAGCLPIVIQIPIFYALYKVLMLTIEMRHQPFILWIKDLSAPDPLHILNLFGLLPFTPPSILSIGILAVILGITMFLQFRLNPQATDPVQQQVFKIMPWLFMFIMAPFAAGLLLYWITNNILSIAQQQWMYRKFPQLKAAPAK from the coding sequence GTGGACGACAAGCGTAACCTGATCGCGGCAATCCTGTTGTCGGTGGCCATCCTGCTGGGCTGGAATTTCGTCTCCGAGAAATTCTTCCCGACCCCCGACAAGCCCGATGTGACGACGACCGTCGCCGGCACCAACGGCGCCGCGCCGGCCGCGACGCCGGGCCAGCCGGCGGCCTTGCCCGCCCCCGGCGTGCCCGCGCCCACCACGGCGCAGGCGATCCGCCCGATCGAGGCCGTGCTGGCCGAGGGCAACCGCATCCCGATCGACACCCCCGCGATCAAGGGGTCGATCAACCTCGTCGGCGCGCGCATCGACGACATCACGCTCAGCAAATATCGCCAGTCGATCAAGAAGGATTCGCCCCCCGTGCGCCTGTTCGCGCCCGGCGGCACCAAGGCGGCCTATTTCGCGAGCATCGGCTGGTCGGCGCAGGGCATCGTCGTTCCGGGTCCGACCACGGTCTGGACCGCGACGGGCACCAAATTGACCCCGACGACGCCGGTAACGCTGAACTGGACCAACGGCGCGGGCCAGAATTTCCGCATCGAATACAGCATCGACGACGATTATCTGATCACCGCGAAGCAGACGATCGCCAACACCGGCGCCGCCCCCGTCGCGGTGCGCAGCGGCACCTATATCGACCGCACCGGCAAGCCGACCGACCCGCACGAGCAGGACAGCTGGACGATCCACGTCGGCCCGACCGGCTATCTCGACGGCAAGTCGAACTTCACCAATTATGACGAGCTGGAAGAGGCGACCGGCGACACGCTGTCCTACACCTCGGCCGGATGGCTTGGCTTTACCGACAAATATTGGCTCGCCGCGGTGATCCCCGCGAAGGGCGAAAAAGTCTCCGCCGCGTTCAATTCGCTGCCGGGCGGAGCCTATCGCGCCGCCTTTGCCCGCGACCTCGTCGAAGTCGCGCCGGGTCGGCAGGTGACGACCACCAGCCGCGTCTTCGCCGGCGCCAAGGAAGTCAGCACGCTGTCGCGCTATCAGGACGATCAGGGCATCACGCGCCTGTCGAACGCGATCGACTGGGGCTGGTTCGAATTTTTCGAGGTCCCGATCTTCAAGCTGCTCGACTGGCTGTTCCGCATGGTCGGAAATTTCGGCGTCGCGATCATGGCGCTGACGCTGATCATCCGCCTGCTGATGTTCCCGATCGCGCAGCGCCAGTTCGGATCGATGGCGCAGATGCGCCTCGTCCAGCCCAAGATGAAGGCGCTGCAGGACCGCTATAAGGACGACAAGCCCAAGATGCAGCAGGAGCTGATGAAGCTCTATAAGGACGAGAAGATCAATCCGCTGGCGGGCTGCCTGCCGATCGTGATCCAGATTCCGATCTTCTATGCCTTGTACAAGGTGCTGATGCTGACGATCGAAATGCGGCACCAGCCGTTCATCCTGTGGATCAAGGATCTGTCGGCGCCCGATCCGCTGCATATCCTGAACCTGTTCGGCCTGTTGCCCTTTACCCCGCCGTCGATCCTGTCGATCGGCATCCTCGCGGTAATCCTGGGTATCACGATGTTCCTGCAGTTCCGTTTGAACCCGCAGGCGACCGACCCCGTGCAGCAGCAGGTGTTCAAGATCATGCCGTGGCTGTTCATGTTCATCATGGCGCCGTTCGCGGCGGGCCTGCTGCTCTACTGGATCACCAACAATATCCTGTCGATCGCGCAGCAGCAGTGGATGTACCGCAAGTTCCCGCAGCTGAAGGCGGCACCGGCCAAGTGA
- the yihA gene encoding ribosome biogenesis GTP-binding protein YihA/YsxC: MSEVDLDPGADPERAERARKLFSGPIAFLKSAPALQHLPAPSVPEIAFAGRSNVGKSSLLNALTNRNGLARTSVTPGRTQELNYFDVGEPLAFRLVDMPGYGFAKAPKDVVKKWRFLINDYLRGRAVLKRTLVLIDSRHGIKDVDRDVLEMLDTAAVSYRLVLTKADKIKATELEAVQAATEAEARKHPAAHPQVIATSSEKGMGIAELRTAVLEAVEV, from the coding sequence GTGAGCGAAGTCGATCTTGATCCCGGCGCCGACCCCGAACGGGCCGAGCGCGCGCGCAAGCTGTTTTCGGGGCCGATCGCCTTCCTGAAATCGGCGCCCGCGCTTCAGCACCTGCCGGCGCCGAGCGTGCCCGAGATCGCGTTCGCGGGGCGCTCGAACGTCGGCAAGTCGTCGCTGCTCAACGCGCTGACGAACCGCAACGGGCTCGCGCGCACGTCGGTGACGCCGGGGCGGACGCAGGAGCTCAACTATTTCGACGTCGGCGAACCGCTGGCGTTCCGGCTCGTCGACATGCCGGGCTATGGCTTTGCCAAGGCGCCGAAGGATGTCGTCAAGAAATGGCGCTTCCTGATCAACGATTATCTGCGCGGGCGCGCGGTGCTGAAACGCACATTGGTGCTGATCGACAGCCGCCACGGGATCAAGGATGTCGACCGCGACGTGCTCGAGATGCTCGACACGGCGGCGGTCAGCTATCGCCTCGTGCTCACCAAGGCCGACAAGATCAAGGCGACCGAACTCGAAGCCGTGCAGGCCGCGACCGAGGCCGAGGCGCGCAAGCATCCCGCCGCGCATCCGCAGGTGATCGCGACGAGCAGCGAAAAGGGCATGGGGATTGCCGAGCTGCGCACCGCGGTGCTGGAGGCGGTGGAGGTTTGA
- a CDS encoding glutathione S-transferase family protein, translating to MKLFIGNKAYSSWSLRGWLAVKHSGLPFEEVTVPLYDEDWSNRREGDEFAPSGGKVPILWDGDDIVVWDSLAIIDYLNEKTGGTKHFWPDDMAARAMARSMAAEMHSSFAALRRNHSMNIRRIYPAAELLPEVQADVVRIFQIWAEARARFGGEGDFLFGDWSAADIMFAPVVTRFVTYSIPLPRFAAAYAQAVISHPCMQEWIGGAQAEDWVIEQFEGPVEG from the coding sequence ATGAAACTCTTCATCGGCAACAAGGCCTATTCGAGCTGGAGCCTGCGCGGCTGGCTGGCGGTCAAGCATAGCGGGCTGCCCTTCGAGGAGGTCACCGTCCCGCTTTACGACGAGGACTGGTCGAACCGCCGCGAGGGCGACGAGTTCGCGCCGTCGGGCGGCAAGGTGCCGATCTTGTGGGACGGCGACGATATCGTCGTGTGGGACAGCCTCGCGATCATCGACTATCTCAACGAAAAGACCGGCGGCACCAAGCATTTCTGGCCCGACGACATGGCCGCGCGCGCAATGGCGCGGTCGATGGCGGCCGAAATGCACAGCTCGTTCGCCGCGCTGCGCCGCAACCACAGCATGAACATCCGCCGCATCTATCCGGCCGCCGAGCTGCTGCCCGAAGTCCAGGCCGATGTCGTGCGTATCTTCCAGATCTGGGCCGAGGCGCGCGCGCGGTTCGGCGGCGAAGGCGATTTCCTCTTTGGCGACTGGTCGGCGGCCGACATCATGTTCGCGCCGGTCGTCACGCGCTTCGTCACTTACTCGATCCCGCTGCCGCGCTTTGCCGCCGCCTATGCGCAGGCCGTCATCAGCCATCCGTGCATGCAGGAATGGATCGGCGGCGCGCAGGCCGAGGACTGGGTCATCGAGCAGTTCGAGGGGCCGGTCGAGGGGTAG
- a CDS encoding 16S rRNA (uracil(1498)-N(3))-methyltransferase, with translation MPATPAWPPASTPRLFIDLPLGPDAAPVIDGPAAHYLLGVMRLKARDPVLLFDNRTGEWLATVADAAKRSATLRIERQTRAIERVPDLWLCFAPVKKARLDWIIEKATELGVARLQPVITERTIVERVKSERIEAQIIEACEQCGRTALPELAPPVKLPQLLRDWPAERALLFADEAGGRPLADVAAPAPAAILTGPEGGFTGRERDLLLAHAAVRRIALGPRILRAETAAIAAVSLWMAQHGDWARPIDAG, from the coding sequence ATGCCCGCGACTCCCGCCTGGCCGCCCGCCAGCACGCCCCGCCTGTTCATCGACCTGCCGCTCGGCCCCGACGCCGCGCCCGTGATCGACGGGCCGGCGGCGCATTATCTGCTCGGCGTCATGCGGCTGAAGGCGCGCGATCCGGTCCTGCTGTTCGACAACCGGACGGGCGAATGGCTGGCCACCGTGGCCGACGCCGCGAAGCGTTCGGCCACGCTGCGTATCGAGCGGCAGACGCGCGCGATCGAACGCGTGCCCGACCTCTGGCTCTGCTTCGCTCCGGTGAAGAAGGCGCGGCTCGACTGGATCATCGAAAAGGCGACCGAGCTGGGGGTGGCGCGGCTGCAGCCGGTGATCACCGAACGCACGATCGTCGAGCGCGTCAAGAGCGAGCGGATCGAAGCGCAGATCATCGAGGCGTGCGAGCAATGCGGCCGCACCGCGCTCCCCGAACTGGCGCCGCCGGTCAAGCTGCCGCAGCTGCTGCGTGACTGGCCCGCGGAGCGCGCGCTGCTCTTCGCCGACGAAGCCGGGGGGCGCCCGCTCGCCGATGTCGCGGCGCCGGCCCCCGCCGCGATCCTCACCGGCCCCGAAGGCGGCTTCACCGGCCGCGAGCGCGACCTGCTGCTCGCCCACGCCGCGGTGCGCCGTATCGCGCTCGGCCCGCGCATCCTGCGCGCCGAAACCGCCGCGATCGCCGCCGTCAGCCTGTGGATGGCCCAGCACGGCGATTGGGCGAGGCCAATCGACGCAGGATGA
- a CDS encoding TadE/TadG family type IV pilus assembly protein: MRGTWIGRLRAGTKSLISDQRGNAFMLTAAAIVPVIGIVGSAVDIGRAYMTQLRLQQACDAGVLAGRRAMGGASYSEAAQSEANKMFNFNFPEAKYGASGILFSSQALNASDVAGQASAVLPTELMFMFGKDQFRLSANCTAKLEISNVDVMMVLDVTGSMAQTNSGDSVDRITALKDATMDFFDTLTTADIGDGRLRFGVVPYSSTANVGAILSAENPAWLANNVTLPSRTPIFREVYTETGTETSDEYTDSATTYDSSWTNDGTVSASSSSACESRTPPANTTPSPSGSPDYNQTGQYVDGDTRVTTYDKEQTYTFRTYRYSWRSSNSTCRKQYRKGYFTRTYETTVTETKTDVFDNRYTYEDRDFDVSLAKTGAAIVTDTGDSGTSVSYTWGGCLIERATAEFDSDETAPSDALDMDIDLVPDADVDTQWRLLIPEIAFARASHPANQPASSDPITVNEFNSNGSRNITLDTSSKGRWQRYSKYWGDGWGVCPAPAMKLTTMTADNRSTFNTYVQSLQPLGGTYHDAGMIWGARLLSPTGLFADENATAPNERPISRHIVFMTDGAMAPNMGNLTFQGYEYLMHRVGGTTDGELRDHHNNRFQQLCRAARQRGITIWVVSFGIGSDASLNSCASSGAAFEADNAAELNEQFQAIARQISKLRLSQ, translated from the coding sequence ATGCGAGGGACCTGGATCGGCCGGCTGCGCGCCGGCACCAAATCGCTCATTAGCGACCAGCGCGGCAACGCCTTCATGCTGACCGCCGCGGCGATCGTGCCGGTGATCGGCATCGTCGGGTCGGCGGTCGACATCGGCCGCGCCTATATGACGCAGCTGCGCCTGCAGCAGGCATGCGACGCGGGCGTGCTCGCCGGGCGGCGCGCGATGGGCGGCGCCAGCTATTCCGAAGCGGCGCAGTCCGAAGCGAACAAGATGTTCAACTTCAACTTTCCCGAAGCCAAATATGGCGCGTCGGGCATTCTCTTCTCCTCGCAGGCCCTGAACGCCTCGGACGTCGCCGGACAGGCCTCGGCGGTTTTGCCCACCGAACTCATGTTCATGTTCGGCAAGGACCAGTTCCGCCTGTCGGCGAATTGCACCGCGAAGCTCGAAATCTCGAACGTCGATGTGATGATGGTGCTCGACGTCACGGGATCGATGGCGCAGACCAATTCGGGCGATTCGGTCGATCGCATCACCGCGCTCAAAGACGCGACGATGGATTTTTTCGACACGCTGACGACCGCCGATATCGGCGACGGACGGCTGCGCTTTGGCGTCGTGCCGTACAGCTCGACCGCGAATGTCGGCGCGATCCTTTCCGCCGAAAATCCGGCGTGGCTTGCCAATAACGTGACCCTGCCGTCGCGGACGCCGATATTCCGCGAAGTCTATACCGAAACGGGGACCGAGACGAGCGACGAATATACCGACAGCGCTACGACCTACGATTCAAGCTGGACCAACGACGGCACGGTATCGGCAAGCAGCAGTTCGGCATGTGAATCGCGGACCCCGCCGGCAAATACCACGCCGTCGCCGAGCGGATCGCCGGATTACAACCAGACGGGCCAATATGTCGACGGTGACACGCGCGTCACGACCTATGATAAAGAACAGACATATACGTTCCGTACCTATCGATACTCGTGGCGGAGCAGCAACAGCACCTGCCGCAAGCAATATCGCAAGGGCTATTTTACGCGCACCTACGAGACGACGGTGACCGAGACGAAAACCGACGTTTTCGACAATCGATATACCTATGAGGATCGCGATTTCGACGTCAGTCTGGCCAAGACCGGCGCGGCTATCGTCACCGATACGGGCGATTCGGGAACCAGCGTCAGCTATACTTGGGGCGGCTGCCTCATCGAACGCGCCACGGCTGAATTCGATTCCGATGAGACCGCGCCATCGGACGCGCTCGACATGGATATCGACCTGGTACCCGACGCCGATGTCGATACCCAGTGGCGACTTTTGATCCCCGAAATCGCATTTGCGCGAGCGAGCCATCCGGCCAATCAGCCGGCCTCGAGCGACCCGATCACGGTCAACGAGTTCAACAGCAATGGCAGCCGGAACATCACGCTGGATACCAGTTCCAAAGGCCGGTGGCAGCGTTATTCGAAATATTGGGGCGATGGCTGGGGTGTCTGTCCGGCCCCCGCCATGAAGCTGACGACGATGACCGCTGATAATCGCAGCACCTTCAATACCTATGTCCAGTCGCTTCAGCCGCTGGGCGGCACCTATCACGATGCCGGGATGATTTGGGGCGCGCGGCTGCTCTCGCCAACAGGCCTGTTCGCTGACGAAAATGCGACGGCGCCGAACGAGCGGCCGATCAGCCGCCACATCGTCTTCATGACCGATGGCGCGATGGCGCCGAACATGGGGAACCTGACTTTTCAGGGCTATGAGTATCTGATGCACCGCGTCGGCGGAACGACCGACGGCGAGCTTCGAGATCATCACAACAACCGCTTTCAGCAATTGTGCCGAGCGGCGCGCCAGCGGGGGATCACCATCTGGGTCGTATCCTTCGGGATAGGCAGCGATGCCAGCCTGAACAGCTGCGCTTCCTCCGGCGCGGCGTTCGAGGCCGACAATGCCGCCGAACTCAACGAACAGTTCCAGGCGATCGCACGACAGATTTCCAAGCTGAGGCTGTCGCAATGA
- a CDS encoding TadE/TadG family type IV pilus assembly protein — protein sequence MTGVRTLLRRLRRSERGTAFVEFALTAPVFLLILLGIFDYCWQMYGQQVLQGVVAKAGRDATLEGFAADQEALDDRVEAEVKKVFKNATVSFNRRTFDDYSDIKPLRWVDTNGNGVQDPSPDDCWEDGGKQGNGGADDVVQYTVSMRFDRVLPVWRMLGQPQSKTLTSTTLLRNQPFAADGEVLAETCG from the coding sequence ATGACCGGCGTCCGCACCCTGCTGCGCCGGCTGCGGCGGAGCGAGCGCGGCACCGCGTTCGTCGAATTCGCGCTGACCGCGCCGGTGTTCCTGCTGATCCTGCTCGGCATCTTCGATTACTGCTGGCAGATGTATGGGCAGCAAGTGCTGCAAGGCGTGGTCGCCAAGGCGGGCCGCGATGCGACGCTGGAAGGCTTTGCCGCCGATCAGGAGGCCCTCGACGATCGGGTCGAGGCCGAGGTGAAGAAGGTCTTCAAGAACGCGACCGTGAGTTTCAACCGCCGCACGTTCGACGATTACAGCGACATCAAGCCGCTGCGCTGGGTCGATACCAACGGCAACGGCGTCCAGGATCCCTCGCCCGACGATTGCTGGGAGGATGGCGGCAAGCAGGGCAATGGCGGCGCCGACGACGTCGTCCAATATACGGTGTCGATGCGTTTCGACCGCGTGCTGCCGGTGTGGAGGATGCTGGGCCAGCCGCAGTCCAAGACGCTGACCTCGACGACGCTGCTGCGCAACCAGCCCTTCGCCGCCGACGGCGAAGTGCTCGCGGAGACGTGCGGATGA
- a CDS encoding TadE/TadG family type IV pilus assembly protein encodes MTLPRPLRRRARIVARRFARNVRGAVMLEMAFAIPFLVLVGFGGLEIANLTLAHTRVSQLGLNTADNAARIAAGSNLTQPQVREVDINEVFAGAERQAAGLNFENNGRIILSSLQRNNDGGQTIKWQRCFGNMEVASAYGVEGTGATGTDFPGMGPVGREVTAAAGTAIMFVEVTYEYEPLLFGKWLGPQTIRSTAAYNIREARDLSGVKSPGDRADCD; translated from the coding sequence ATGACCCTGCCCCGCCCCCTTCGTCGCCGGGCGCGGATCGTCGCGCGCCGTTTCGCGCGCAATGTCCGCGGCGCGGTGATGCTCGAAATGGCCTTTGCCATTCCCTTCCTCGTGCTCGTCGGTTTCGGCGGGCTGGAAATCGCCAATCTGACGCTGGCGCACACGCGCGTCAGCCAGCTCGGACTCAACACCGCCGACAATGCGGCGCGTATCGCGGCGGGCAGCAACCTAACGCAGCCGCAGGTGCGCGAGGTCGATATCAACGAAGTGTTCGCGGGCGCCGAGCGGCAGGCGGCGGGCCTGAATTTCGAGAATAACGGCCGCATCATCCTGTCGAGCCTCCAGCGCAACAATGATGGCGGCCAGACGATCAAATGGCAGCGCTGTTTCGGCAATATGGAGGTCGCCTCGGCCTATGGCGTCGAAGGCACCGGCGCGACCGGCACCGATTTCCCAGGCATGGGCCCGGTGGGCCGCGAGGTGACCGCGGCGGCGGGCACGGCGATCATGTTCGTCGAGGTCACCTATGAATATGAGCCGCTGCTGTTCGGCAAATGGCTCGGCCCGCAGACCATCCGTTCGACCGCGGCCTATAATATCCGCGAGGCGCGCGACCTGTCGGGCGTGAAGTCGCCCGGCGACAGGGCCGATTGCGACTGA
- the ubiA gene encoding 4-hydroxybenzoate octaprenyltransferase, giving the protein MTATHPPDSQLRGFVALLPAAARPYALLARFDRPIGWWLLYWPCAFGVALGGGAVSHWPLFLWLLLGAIAMRGAGCVYNDIVDRDLDAKVARTASRPVASGAVSVRYALLWTIALSLVGLLVLLQLPRPAQIVALASLILVAGYPFMKRITWWPQAWLGLVFSWGALVAWVAVGGPDGLGLPLLYAGCIAWVIGYDTIYALQDIEDDMLIGVKSSARAMGHHVKGGVAICYAAALACWGGAVWAVRPDSLALAALLPAAVHLTGQVVTLEPANGEDALAKFRSNRFAGLLVFAAMLVVGTAP; this is encoded by the coding sequence ATGACGGCGACCCATCCCCCCGACAGCCAGCTACGCGGCTTCGTCGCGCTGCTCCCCGCCGCGGCGCGGCCCTATGCGCTGCTCGCGCGTTTCGACCGGCCGATCGGCTGGTGGCTGCTTTACTGGCCCTGCGCTTTCGGCGTCGCGCTGGGTGGCGGGGCGGTGAGCCACTGGCCGCTCTTCCTCTGGCTGCTGCTCGGCGCGATCGCGATGCGGGGGGCGGGCTGCGTCTATAACGACATCGTCGACCGCGACCTCGACGCGAAGGTCGCGCGCACCGCATCGCGGCCGGTGGCGAGCGGCGCGGTGTCGGTGCGCTATGCCCTGCTGTGGACCATAGCCCTGTCGCTGGTGGGATTGCTGGTGCTGCTCCAGCTGCCGCGGCCGGCGCAGATCGTCGCGCTCGCGAGCCTGATCCTCGTCGCGGGCTATCCGTTCATGAAGCGCATTACCTGGTGGCCGCAGGCGTGGCTGGGGCTGGTGTTCAGCTGGGGCGCGCTCGTCGCGTGGGTCGCGGTGGGCGGGCCGGACGGGCTCGGGCTGCCTTTGCTCTATGCCGGCTGCATCGCGTGGGTGATCGGGTATGACACCATTTATGCGCTGCAGGATATCGAGGACGACATGCTGATCGGCGTGAAGTCGAGCGCGCGCGCGATGGGCCACCATGTGAAGGGCGGGGTTGCGATCTGCTACGCCGCCGCGCTCGCCTGTTGGGGCGGCGCCGTCTGGGCTGTGCGCCCCGATTCGCTGGCGCTCGCCGCGCTGTTGCCCGCGGCGGTGCATCTGACCGGACAGGTGGTGACGCTCGAACCCGCGAACGGAGAGGATGCGCTGGCGAAATTCCGCAGCAATCGCTTTGCGGGGTTGTTGGTGTTCGCCGCGATGCTGGTGGTGGGGACGGCGCCCTGA